Sequence from the Parus major isolate Abel chromosome 1, Parus_major1.1, whole genome shotgun sequence genome:
AGTAACAGTAGTAGTGGCCACTCTCAGAGGAGATGCCTGAATGCACCACCACACTGCAGAGGTCGTACACGACAGTCATGAAGCCACTCCCTGGGGCAGCACCATCCTTCCCACGACAGCAAACCTCCTCAGCTTCCTCTGGAGCAACAAGGATGGGTAGCTTGAGCACCACAGGGATGGAGACATTGTCCAAGATCTTCTTCCGCTTCATAGTCCGTGGGTCAAAGGAAAACCGCAGCAGTGTGAGGATGAGGTAGTGTGGACCCTCTGTCAGCTCTGCCACCTTCTCAGCATCCTGCAAGGATGCACATTTCTCACAGTGGTATTTATTCTCTGCTGTCAGTCTTTCCGGGGATAGAAAATAGTTGATTAAATCTGGGACAGATCTGGAGTCCTTGGGAGCATGTGCCTGCTCCCCAAAAGTCGAGACAGGGTCTTTGGCTGCATCTACCCCAACATCATTGCCACATACGGgatttgctgcttctcctggttCCTGGAAACCTAATGTTTCCACCGACACTGTTGAGGCTGCGTTGTCACTGGCCATGGGGGCCTTCCTCTGGATCCAGGGAGAGCCCATAAGCTGGCCTGCATTTTCTGGAGGCTCAATGAACTGTGCACCAATTTCTTCCACTGGTAGAACAGATGTGGTCCCACGCACATTCCTGTCCGATGGAGGAAAAGCCAGGGACAGGTCTGTGAAGGCTTCTTCTCGGGACGAAACATTCAGGCACTTCAAGCAGCGGATCTTTGTCATCATTTTACCCCCAAACATCTTCTCAATCAATGTCTTGTTTAAGTAATGATGCTCCACTGCCTGAGACATCAAGCTGGATTCCTTGAGTTTCTGGTAGAtcctttttccagttttttcttcttcatgcaATCTTtggcaggggagaaaaaggcTGTGTTATGCATCAATATAACACCAAGAGGTAGTTTCTAAAGTAGGGCTCCTGTTCTTCACTGCAAGTGGTTGATCCCAGTTAACCTGCCTGAACCCAGGGGTCTGATGCTGTGGGAGAAAGGTGGGTAGGAGTCAGACAGGATTTGGGAACCTGAAGTCTTCATGTGCCACTGACCCCACACTTCTAGAGGGATCACTGAGACACCACTGACTGGGACATTTGATATTTCTAGGTTAAAGtcaaaaatcagcattttacaGATTAGGCTGAGTAGCTTGTCAGGTGAAACTCTATGGTTGGTGattttagattagatatcaggaaaaatcactggaagggtggtcaggcattggaagagACTGACCAAGGACATAGTGAAATCACTGTTCCTAGAAGCGTTAAAAAATGCATAGATGTGGCATTTagggacatgatttagtggtggacttggtggtgctgggttaatggttggactcaacAATCATaggggtcttttccagccttaatgacTCTGTAATTTTATGAATTCCTTGTTTCCTCAGagcaaaggcagaaattttCAAGTTGAACTAAGTTCTGACCTTACCCCTAAAATTTTCCAAACAGGGTTTTATTAAGGAGCCTCAGACCAGTCTCACCATCCCAACCCTCCACTCTCCCAACTCCTCTGAGTCTCAGCCACTGTTTGTAAGTGGGTGAGCACTAAACATCGGGCTTTGGGGCTTAGGGACACTGTTGTCACCAGGCTCTGGGATCACAGCACTCGTCACATACCGGTCCAGCAAATACTTGAGGTACTCTGAGCAGtcctgctgagctccaggggTGAACCAGGGTGGCcaggaggcagagaggaagCTCTCAGGGGAGATGGCAGGTCGCTGGCagcaacacagaagaaatgcatttaatCCCAGCAGTTTTTCTTCAATTCACacagggggagggagaggggagaggagtGGGTTTTCTGGCTGGTTCACTGGGAGCACAGTGTTCTGTGCTTGATAAGGTCCCTTTTCACCCCCTACAAAGGCTAATCCCTGTGCACAGCCCTTGGTTTGCTGTAAGCCAGGATGGTAAGGATGAATTTCaaacattattttacatatacTTCTACAAAATACCCATGTGTTtattattcaatttttaaatggtttattGGCTTGATCCAGATAATTCTACTTAATTCAGCCTGAATTTAATTTGCTGCTCCATTTAATTTGATCAGGATCTCTCTCATCAaatcctctttaaaaaaaaaggcaaaaaaatccacTAAACTTCCACCAAATATTCAGATCACTGCAGGCAGGTAATCTGTTACCAGTAATGTAATTGCTGTCATTACGAAGCAGATGTCTAATTAACATGGAAAAAGACCCATCTTTAGCAAAAAAGTAACTTTAGGAACAacccaaagaagaaaaataactgaaaggaAATTAACGTCAGCTACACAGCAAGGAAATATGCTTCTGTACTTGTTCATCACAGAACACAGACACTCTAAACTGCCATCAAAACCTAGACTCTTCTGTGACCAAATATTAAATCTAACAGGATGTCTATATTTCCCCCCAGGTCATCTGTAGTGACATAATACCACAATGCTACCAGCCAGCTCTGACAGTCAAGGCTTGGGAAATGGAGAAGCCTGGATCACTTGCTACCCAGCAAGGGAAAATTCACTGGCTTTCCAAAACCTGGTTTTTCTAGGGACAGAAAGATATATTTTCAAGAGAGAAATTAGATATGACCTAGCTGTATCTCCAGGAGTCACATTTGTCAtggaaatatttacaattaGTTTAaggatgttatttttattttactttccttcACATACAGAGAGATTTAAAGACCTGGAATCTAAGGGGGCTTTTATAATTATCCTTTTaacaaaaccacttttaaaacaattttcaccAATTGCTAGTGCTTTGCTGGGCAGCAGTGGGATAAGCAAGCTGCTCCAGTCTTCTCCCTTCCTGCAcagcaagaaacaaaacctctgcTTCACACCACAGGCTTCTCAGCTGACCACAGATGTAAACTATTACCTAATGGACTTCATTGTCAAAACCATTAGCTATTACATCAGCCCAGCCCAAGAGGACCACAAGTTAAAGACAGGCAGCCTGGTGTGAACATAGCCCACTTTCATGGGTGATAGGAGTTTCCCCTCCACCTCTCCCAAAATTAGCCTCCTTCATATAAACAAAATTTGTCCCATTACAAAAACCCACCAAGATCCACAGCTCCTTATCAGCACGTTAGAGCCGGCAGGAAGCAACTTGGAGACGAGCCTTTCCGCAGCCGACAGTCCAAACAAATAACTAGAACATGAAATAATTACCTGACTGTGCTCCAAAAATGCAAAGAGCCACTGGAGCTTTGTCATCAGGGGCTGGGAGTTGCCCTCAGTTAAATTCAACACTGAATGCCGAaagctgtgaaagaaaagcagagatgcaATCTGTGAGATGGAAAATCAGTGTGGGACATGCAAGGCTGGAGTGACGAGCACCCCCTGGAGCAGTCTTGAACGGGAGCAAGGGAGGAAAAACTCACTCTGAAGCCATGAAAAGAGATTGTATGATGCTGTTCATGTAGCAGGTGTTTCCCAAGTTAATTAACCCAATCTTTCCCGTCTCTGATTTGGATGCCAGGCGTGGGTAGAAGCAGGCCAGCTCATTCTTTTGGGAGGTCCAAGCATTTTGTCCCAAGAGGTGTTTAATCCGGTCTTCATTTGGAATTGGGAGAGCCTTGGAAAGAGAGATCTGTGTTACAAATCATTATCTATTCTCACAGGAGGAAGCTGAGGGGCAGGCATcgatctcttctctctgctgatCAGTGACAGGGCACAAGAAAAcagcatgaagctgtgtcaggggaggtttaggctggatattaggaaaagtgTCCAGCATGGACTGGCTGtatactggaacaggtttcccagggaagttGTCATGGCACCAAGCCAAGAAGCATTcggacaatgctctcaggcacacgGGGTGGTTCCtggggttgtcctgtgcagggtcaggagttgagctcgatgatccttgtgggttccctccagctcagggtattctatgatcctatgacTGATCTTTTCCCATGAAGAATTAGTAATGGGCAACTGCAAAACTCCTCTGCTAGAGGAGTTCACACAGCCCATATTTCCTGTTCTTCATGTGAACCTGCCTCCATGCAAGGAATAGTTTACATGTTTGTATTAGTCCTTCAGAGGCATTTGAGAATAATATTATAGCTAAAACCTACAGGCACTATCAGGGCTTCTGCAGGCCCACCATTAGAGAAGTAACTTCCTTCAACCTGCCTACACAGGGCTCACACTCAGAATTCTAATCCCCTTTCTTCTACCACCATCTGAGGTGTTGAGGTCAGGACATCCCTACCAGTGGGACAGTCCATCTATTCCAGGCTACCAACAAAGATGCCATTTCCATATGGAAAGCAGTAAAATGACTGAGAAAAGCATGACTTACTTTAACTGCTTCTAGGACTGGTTCATAGAGGTCTGGGAATCCTGAGAAGCGGAAGAACATGCAGTGGATGAGCTCggccagctgctccagggagctggTTGCAGAATTGGAATCCTCCTTCTTCAAAGAAGCCACCAGCCTGGGGATGTggggaagcagctggaaaagaaaaattcactACAAAAATTACTCCACATTATTCAcataattttaatacatttgtGGGAATGAAATTCACCTGCAGGCAGAAAAGACTGAACAGGAGTTCAGTGCCATTCTAGACTTCATCCTCCACCCTTTGAACTCAACAGCAACTCTCTTGTTGATTTTGGCAACCCTAGAGTGTTTTGTGTTGCATGACACCTGcaggtttgtgctgctgctttgctgagcTGCAACTGCCATTCTTTAGTCTCCCCTAAATCCCACATCCACAGTGGAAAGGAAAGGCTGACTGCCAAGTGCAGGGATTCAAACCTGCAAGGTAGATGGGATTAGCCTAAAAGGCATGttggctgctgtgctctggtgtTATTTTATACAGAATATACTGAACTGAAATTGGTATGGTTGGATGGATGGCAACAGGCATACAAACAGCACATTCTTTACTTTGCTTTCAtctcaaaaatgtaaaaaatgcacAAGCAGATGCTGATGCAAATTATCCATTGCTCACGGGCACCCTCTGCTgaccctgcagctgcacacagaatTAATAACCTATTTCCAACCCTGCAGATGTGCTAGAGTGACCCAGGCACTTACATAAcctttttcatatttatattttaggtTATTTTTAGCACAGTGCAATGCTGGAGTAAAGTGTCAGGACCCCAGTCCAGCCATTTCCTGgtcctctcttcctctcctctttttccttccctacaTAATATTGAGATTTTAACTATTTCCCTTCCAACAGGAAAGGCTGTTGGGGGAAGCAAATCAATTGCAGCACCTTTTTATACATCAGAATTTTGCCAAGCTGTGATGGGAACATTTCTCAAAACCCTTCCAAAGTGCCAGGGCAAACACAAAAAGACATGGTTTGGCCCTGTTggattttcaatattttttttaataaaggaggAAATTTATGCTTATGGGCTACAGATGGAAACTTCAAGCCAAGAACAACCTACAGCTTTTGGAGTGTTTGAAAATTTGATGCCCAGCTGAAGACAACACATTGGAATGACTATTTTTAGAAACCAAAGAGTTTCTCAAGAAATTAAGGTTCCTTCAAAGTATCTCcagctgagaaaggaaaaagcatcagctgaaaatgttggctagctttgttttttcctagcCTTATCTGTTTATTCTGTGAACTTTAGGTGAAAAGCCAGATATAAGGGCTTTAATGAGAAAGTACAAAATCAAACATTAATAGGAGTAATTTTTCATCACTGCTTTTATCAGTACAATCACTACAAGCATGCTTTTGCCTTCAGCCttactttttaaattcagcattCCAGAGACAACgccagcaggaagcagagctgtgctttagtgccaacagcaaagcaaactaaaatatcactgtggaaatgaaaagggaaTATTCAAATGTTGCCAAAagttgttttttgcttttaacagAGAATTTGTGTAGTGAAGTGTTCTGATCCAATCTTCTGGTCTTGCTGCACTGATGCTGTACAAACCTTTCAAAGATGACCCACCACTTAAAGAAATGGGTGCCACATGTTGGTGACAATTTAAAGCTGCATGTGGAATGGGGCCCACTGAGTCCAACAGACAGTGAGGCACCCGCTTAGGAAAAGCAAGGGCTGTTTAATAACATATTCCCTGCCCTCCACAGGGAGAGCACTCTGAGATGTTCTCAGTGCAGAGGATCCCCCAAATGCACTCCAATGCCAGAGTGGCAACATCTGCCCCACCTTAGGCCCCCCACTatccctgctgccccacagcagggTTACACTCAGCAACATCCAAGTGCCAGACACAGCCTTACCAAGTGAAATGCCTCGTGGGAGTGCTGGAAGCTCAGCAGCATGTATTGCAGGACAGACAAAGCCCCCTCCCTCACAATGGGGTACAGCAGCTTGGAGAAGACCtggtggaggagaaaaaaaagcaagtgagAAGGCAGGATGGCACTGCAACCAGCAGAAtggaacagcaggaaacagAGGCACTGGGCATCTACCATGGCTGCTGGTCTCTTCCTACTCCATGCTGGTAGTTAGCCTGTAACTAGGTCTCCAGGGTCATCTCCTGCCCAAAGTATTGGCTCAGGGCActcttaaaaatactgtttgggTTATCCTCACCCTTTCAGGCTTGTGTAATGCCTGTGCTGCACCTCCATATCTCCTCATGAAGAAGCCATGCAAGCTCAGCAGAATGCTAGATTTTCTAGAATGTGCCTCTTAATTTATTCAGGTATTTGGAACTTTGTCACTAACCTTTCAGACAAAGATACAAAAAGCAAGCATCTTTTTCAAAGGCTACATAATggtatttattctgttttacaAAAAATACCTGTATATCCTCTACTGCTGTCAGATAGTACTTTTGAGGGGTTTCCAAAAATCACATGTTATTTTATGGCTGTGCCCCTTTCctatgcattaaaaattaaaggaaagaaagaaaagccaaagatGCTTGGCTACTGTCCCACTGCTCAATGCACTTGAGGGATCACAAATGCAGTTATTGATAATGTTCCGTTACTGATAATTATAGAATGACAGTATCATTTAGGTGAGAAAATACCTCTAAAATCATTGAGcccaactgttaacccagcactgccaagtccaccattaaaccatgtccctaagaGCCCTGTCTTAGTAGTTTCTACTGTGACTTCTTCTGGCGGCTCAGCCAGGTTTTATCCCCATCATTCAAAGGAGGGCAGAGTAGGACCACAGAATGGAAAAAGTTCTGAAATAGTGACCAGTTTCAGTGCTTCATCACAGTTTTCTGAGATAGCAAGTACTCACTGCTGAAACAGGTAATGGCAACGGCAGCAAGGGCTTTATCCACACTGATTAAAGGACTAAGCCAGGGCACAGGCTTTAAAACTGACCTGTGACTCTGTAGACTATTAATACGCTCACTGATATGTACTTTGCCTGTGCCAGCCAGCAATGACCCAGGCACGGTCAAAGGAGAGCATGTCACATTCCCAAAAGCAAGTTTTACAAGAGCTTCACAGTTCGGGAAGGAGAGTGTTCAACTGGTTTGAAAATCCTTGGCTactttatttcataatttttaagataTCAGTGCCTCTGCAGACCACAACCTGCAGAATCCCAGGTTGAACATCACTCCTAGCTGCAATATCAGTATCCCTTGGGACAGCAAACTCTTTTTTGCTCTATGTATCTCATCTTGTCATTTGAAAGGCAAGGTGATATTTCAGGTACAAGATGGTATTTCTGTGGTTCACATTCACATTTAAAAGAGCCAACTGaccttttctatttttgaaaGAGTGACTTCAATCAAGATGCTGAACTTTTTCACTGCAGCCAAACCCTTCAGCAGAGCAATTATCCACTTGTCTATGTTCTTTCCCAGGGGCCAGGACACCCAGTCAATCATcctgaaatgaaacacaaactcttaaataaatttaatgcaTGTCTTATAAAAGTCAAGCTCCACTCTGGGTCAAACCTCCTCCAAACTGGTGTCCAGTCACTGGGATGAGACAGGCTCTTCACAAGGCATTTCACATGTTAttcaaagcacagcagagcccgAAGTAGAAATACCCCAATGTCACCATAACGCTGTGGTTCATCAGAGGATCAAGCCCACATCCATCAAGTAAAGTGGGGATTTTCTTCCACAAACTTTGGTCTAATCAAGttcaagtttttaaaactgGTGCAGTGCTCTATATACTACTCATGTGAGGGTTTGATTGAGGTCTCCACATTGTCAccattagaaaacaaattatacTAGTTTAATCTCTGCATTTTTACTGGTAAGAAAGAACCACTCAGATTCACATAATTTAGTTTTGTGTGGGAAACATTGATTTCcaagaacatattttaaaaatgccatgTGAAAACTAGTAGAAGCCAATTATTCCTGAATGTcacaagtaaaaaaattaatttccagtcATTTAACCAATGTGTAGCCATGTTTCTGCAAGACATAAGTGCTTTACAGAAGTTTCTCATAAAACAATAACCTAAGACTAAGTGAAGACACATTGGTTCTGtttaaatttcatgttaaaCAGCCAGGAAGTAAATAAGACTTGGGATCTCCAAGTATCAAACTTTGCTGACCATTTCAGTACCTTTGATTTGAAGATACCCCAGACCTTCAGGTTACACCAGAGTCCAGCTAATTTACCCAGTCAAATCCTTTTGCTTATCAACCTGTATCTCATGCAAAATCAAAAGAAGAGAAGACAGATAACTAACAGCCACAAGGCAAAGAGCAGGAATTAGTGAAGTTTACAAGGAACTGGGAAAATTGAAGTCTagtcagtaaaaaaaatcattaaaagcagaacatgttgagatgttgaaaaataataaaagtcaAACCAAGTTGGATAATAAAGCAAATGCCAGAGAAGCTTGCACAGACATTTGCCCCAGAGGAGAGCAAGGAAAGCCATGTGATCACTGTATGTGAAGATGCACAGCTGTCAAGCAGCATCAACACAAGATCAAGGAGTCACAAGGAAGACCCTGAGGATTAGAAATGTAGAACTGGAAGGAAATGCATTGATTCAAAAGGCATGGAAGCCACTAGGAGTGGAGGCTCCAGTAACTCATCTGCTTGAAGACAACCAGGCAGATACCAGGTGACTACAAGTTCCCAGTGTAACAGCAGCCATGGAAAAGACCAGCACCATCTGTGGTGCAGAAGGAAAGGCCTCTAGAGCAAAACAGTGACATCTGAGGCTGTGGTGAGGCTGTCATGATGAACACGGTGCACAAACACCACCATCTGTGCCCATGACCAATGAACCATGTTGAAGAAACATGTTCAGGTAGCAGGGGAAATGAAGAACACTTCCTGCAAGGAAAGCTTAAAATAACTGGGCTTGTTTAGCACAGCCATGAGAAAGCAGAGATGGGAAGGGACAGCTCTTCCTGCACATATTGAAGGAATAAACACCAGGGAGGCAACAGATAGCTCAGCTATTTCTGTTGGCATAACATCAAATGAACTGCAAGATGGCCAGAAATACACACAGACTGGCTGTCAGAAGAGAGATTTCACCCACTAAAGCAACCCAGTGGTGGAAGAGCTGTGAAAGAACAGCAGTGGGAGAATTGTCCTGCTTTGAGAAGCAGAGTAAAACATTCATGAAAGGGGTCTGTAATGTCAAAGCTATAAAGCAGGGAGATTGATCCAGAGATTCAAAGCTCCTTTTTCTCCCTAGATTCTTTAAAGAGGCATAAAATAACCTTAGTTGCTTGAAGCTATACTTTGCCAGCACTGGTGGCTAAGTTACAGTGCTGCCCATATTGCTACAGtaggaagaaattatattttaaattcacattGCACAATCCACAAATGTTTTAGTAGTGATAACCCTAATTTGACAAAGGAGTAATCGATTTGGTATGCTAAACTTTTAGAAGCCCAGACCCTGATCTCCAGAGATAGCGAGTGCCTGCacagctgtgtgacagcagaTGCTTCCCACATCTGGACCTGGGCTCTTTGGAATAGATACATCcccaggaaaaaacaaaacaaaacagacacacaaaaaaaacccaaaaacaaacaaaaaaaccccaaaacaacaacaacaaaaaaaaaaccaaaccaaaaaacaccaaaacaaaacacaacccAAATCTGTGAATACCTCTTATGTCACAGATGCACAATAATAGAGTTCATCTAAAAATAGACAAACTCTGTAAAAGAGACTGTGGTGTACACTTATGCCAGCAGGTGACagccttgcttttttttttaccactaCTTGTTCTTTACATGCTTGACCAGAAGCTCCACCCTAAATCCAGTTTACTTCCTGCTACTCCCAAACCCAAACTTCAGAAGACACTTCTAGGCGCAAGCAGTTTGTCACGGATTCTAAGCTAAAAGATCCTTAAATTTGTACATTTTCCCTTGATTTTCTAGGCATGGAGCACACACATCAAACAGCCTGTGGTCACGCTGTTTTGGAGGGACTCTCTTGCCACAGACATGCTGCCAAAACACCAACATTTCTCctaaattactttaattacattttgcagGCTCTGACTAATATTTATTTGTCCTTCTTCGTGACAAAGAATGTTCTAAGCAATGATGCAATTGATTTGGCAGCCTCTGTATTTAGACACTCAAACTCTTAGAAGATTAACCGTCTGGAGCTTGCAGCAGTAAGTGtccagaaggagaaaaagatggAGAAGTGGGTTAGGAACTGAACTAATAACTTAATATTTTGTCTTGGGTTACTCTGGATTCTGGGAAAAGCATGACCTTGCCCAGCAAGCAAAAGAGAAGTAACCCTTTTCTGCATGTATAAACTTCCCATCAGGAATAACGTGTTTCTGTCATGTAACCTTGTTGGGAGGGAGACACAAATCCCTCCCTGTaacaagaagaggaaaaaaacgCTTCCAGTGACATCAAGTCACTTGTGTTAAGTGCACACACCACTGCATGTGAATATCATCTATTTAAATGAAGAGCTCTAAGAAAAGAATGGGTTAAagacagaatcatggaataatttaggctggaaaatatCCTTAAGATCATTGAAGATACACGTGAGTAAGTGCAGAGCAAGGCACTGGAGCGCAGAAATGCTGTAGGACTTGGACATAAGGATGCAAAGAAGATGTGGTGATGCCAAAGAGGGCACTGGTGCTGCAAAGACCAGGTCTGGAATATATCAGGTAGCATTTCACCCTCTACTCTTCATCATGCTTTGACAAGGTCTCCACTGACTCTGCCTATCCAACTGCAGCACTACCACCTGACAAAGGCCAAAGTGGGACCTGGAAATCCCCCTCACATAAGTCTTTAGCTGTGACTGATGGCTTAAGATGATGTCCTTCTCAAGGGAGAAAAAGGTCATCAGGAAATCCTGAAAAGAAgatttctgggaagaaaaagccctcagcagcttcagaagaaaaaaaaaatcatcagatGTCTTTAAGATAGCCTGTGTTGGACATTCTTTAATACAATTTATTTCTAAGAAACtaaattaaaccaaacaaatatAATAATATCCATAATCATAGCAACAACCACTCTTTAGTTCTCTGGGACCTCAGGGATAGAAGAAATTatacagaagttttctttttccctacaCACTCCTCACCAGGCAACACCAGCCAAGCAGCTTGAGATAAAACCACACAGAGCATTTCTCCAAACTGAGCTGAAGCTTTCACTCACACAGCCTCTCCTACCTGCCAATGGCCATCATCATTTGCACATCAGTGATGCTGTCATCATTGGTGAGGTTTCTTATGACGCCATCCATGAGCTCCAGAGGGACAAACTGAACCACACTGGCCAAGGCATTGGAGGGAGCTTCCTGTTCCTCTGCAAGACAGGGATGGCCCCCAGTAATGAAGATGTTAGCTGACAGGAAAACCGGGCACACTAGGTCATTTCTTGTCctaaaaaccaaataatttctgCCCACAaaaatagaatcatagaattgtttaggttagaaaagctttccaagatcaagtccaacccttaacccagcactgccaagtccaccactaaaccacatccccaaGAGCCAATCCACACATCATGGAGCAGATATTGAGCTGTTGCCAATGAGCAGTGTAGAGTCCACTGTTAGCTGTGCTAGGAAGATAATTCCTCAAATCCCAGTGCAGCACATAATGAAGCTGGATCTTAGCAGATGGCTGTTCCCTGAAGCCATACGTAGCCCCAAGGGAGGAAGAGATCACAAGCATGTGTTTGGCCCAACTCAGGTACCAAATTTCCTCTGTTTGCTCTCTTTTTACTAAATACtgcaaataattgcaaaaaGATGCAACTGCAATTTTGCCTGCCTGGAAATGGGCCTCCTTCCAATGGATGAAGACATCATACTGAAAAACCCATTTCCTGTGGTCTTAGGAATAGCTAAAGCAGGAGCTCACCAGCCTTTCATGGCACTGGTACCTCCAAAAACTGTCTTAAACCCTCCACAATAACCTAAAGGCACCAGAATTTGGATAAATATTGTCTGTCTCACTTTAAGAGGCACTTCAGTCAGAAGTCACCCTTCAGACAGTCAGTAGGGCTTCATACCTCTAGGTCAGTGAGAAATAACTGCTTAGCTTTATCCCTATTctctggcagggagcaggctgcagagcacCACCAAGTCAGCCATAAGAGTGGAGCATTTCTAAAAGCTCTCAAGTTCCACTCTAAGGAGCTGCagataaaatgttttcccttAAGCCCAGCTGATGCTGGAAAGTGCTGAACACAAACTTGTGCTGCAAATGCTTCAATCCTGTTAACAGCTTCTGTCTGCAGACTCTCTCTGGTTTCAGGGTGATATTGttttcccagctcagagccccagTAACTTTTAGAGGTGCTTGTCTATTATATTTCACCTGTGGCTGCATTTCTGTAGTGGATGAAAACCCTGCAAGATGTCAAACTAATTGAGTTTGACTTCATCAGAACCAATGTTTACATTCCCggtctttttttaattattatatttaaattaccTGTTGAAGAAATTATGGTGAACAGCTCTTTCAAAGAGGGCAGGATGGCTGAGGTCTGAGTCCTCCAGATCCTCTGCAGCAGACCACTCACTTTGTTCACCTGCTCCAAGAACTCCATGATCTCCTCTTCCCCCTCAGAGACGCACTGGAACTGCCCGATGCACCGGATCAGCTGCTGGCAGAACAAGAGCTG
This genomic interval carries:
- the USP35 gene encoding ubiquitin carboxyl-terminal hydrolase 35 isoform X3 gives rise to the protein MDKILEAVVMSSYPNNVKQGLVRRVIEAAKQPMDSEQCWSMLELSTKLYLTGDTKYKREIGKEVLEVYGHYHPEEFEEFFNVRFLLSLLQEGYGPLGKRSHYVLDYIQLGLQFVLESPSANNIFSLLRIEVLRKVCERPSPKQCAKISKLLMQHPQCIPTGKHQLLFCQQLIRCIGQFQCVSEGEEEIMEFLEQVNKVSGLLQRIWRTQTSAILPSLKELFTIISSTEEQEAPSNALASVVQFVPLELMDGVIRNLTNDDSITDVQMMMAIGRMIDWVSWPLGKNIDKWIIALLKGLAAVKKFSILIEVTLSKIEKVFSKLLYPIVREGALSVLQYMLLSFQHSHEAFHLLLPHIPRLVASLKKEDSNSATSSLEQLAELIHCMFFRFSGFPDLYEPVLEAVKALPIPNEDRIKHLLGQNAWTSQKNELACFYPRLASKSETGKIGLINLGNTCYMNSIIQSLFMASDFRHSVLNLTEGNSQPLMTKLQWLFAFLEHSQRPAISPESFLSASWPPWFTPGAQQDCSEYLKYLLDRLHEEEKTGKRIYQKLKESSLMSQAVEHHYLNKTLIEKMFGGKMMTKIRCLKCLNVSSREEAFTDLSLAFPPSDRNVRGTTSVLPVEEIGAQFIEPPENAGQLMGSPWIQRKAPMASDNAASTVSVETLGFQEPGEAANPVCGNDVGVDAAKDPVSTFGEQAHAPKDSRSVPDLINYFLSPERLTAENKYHCEKCASLQDAEKVAELTEGPHYLILTLLRFSFDPRTMKRKKILDNVSIPVVLKLPILVAPEEAEEVCCRGKDGAAPGSGFMTVVYDLCSVVVHSGISSESGHYYCYSRECTDTVPHGQPRDGVPKQASDKQLDFEIQWYLFNDTRVSFSSFESVSNVTSFFPKDTAYVLFYRQRPGRQSCLLHEALAEAGRLHGELSLHKDLMEAISKDNILFLQEQEKEARNRAAYISALPKSPLWWRDLDRDKDDDSSSGGCSPAAGGGGSSSFHGLVF
- the USP35 gene encoding ubiquitin carboxyl-terminal hydrolase 35 isoform X2, with amino-acid sequence MNPGFLQEYKEQGAEMDKILEAVVMSSYPNNVKQGLVRRVIEAAKQPMDSEQCWSMLELSTKLYLTGDTKYKREIGKEVLEVYGHYHPEEFEEFFNVRFLLSLLQEGYGPLGKRSHYVLDYIQLGLQFVLESPSANNIFSLLRIEVLRKVCERPSPKQCAKISKLLMQHPQCIPTGKHQLLFCQQLIRCIGQFQCVSEGEEEIMEFLEQVNKVSGLLQRIWRTQTSAILPSLKELFTIISSTEEQEAPSNALASVVQFVPLELMDGVIRNLTNDDSITDVQMMMAIGRMIDWVSWPLGKNIDKWIIALLKGLAAVKKFSILIEVTLSKIEKVFSKLLYPIVREGALSVLQYMLLSFQHSHEAFHLLLPHIPRLVASLKKEDSNSATSSLEQLAELIHCMFFRFSGFPDLYEPVLEAVKALPIPNEDRIKHLLGQNAWTSQKNELACFYPRLASKSETGKIGLINLGNTCYMNSIIQSLFMASDFRHSVLNLTEGNSQPLMTKLQWLFAFLEHSQRPAISPESFLSASWPPWFTPGAQQDCSEYLKYLLDRLHEEEKTGKRIYQKLKESSLMSQAVEHHYLNKTLIEKMFGGKMMTKIRCLKCLNVSSREEAFTDLSLAFPPSDRNVRGTTSVLPVEEIGAQFIEPPENAGQLMGSPWIQRKAPMASDNAASTVSVETLGFQEPGEAANPVCGNDVGVDAAKDPVSTFGEQAHAPKDSRSVPDLINYFLSPERLTAENKYHCEKCASLQDAEKVAELTEGPHYLILTLLRFSFDPRTMKRKKILDNVSIPVVLKLPILVAPEEAEEVCCRGKDGAAPGSGFMTVVYDLCSVVVHSGISSESGHYYCYSRECTDTVPHGQPRDGVPKQASDKQLDFEIQWYLFNDTRVSFSSFESVSNVTSFFPKDTAYVLFYRQRPGRQSCLLHEALAEAGRLHGELSLHKDLMEAISKDNILFLQEQEKEARNRAAYISALPKSPLWWRDLDRDKDDDSSSGGCSPAAGGGGSSSFHGLVF